A single region of the Arthrobacter sp. PAMC25564 genome encodes:
- a CDS encoding mannitol dehydrogenase family protein gives MNRRLRPSAKAPVRIVHLGLGAFHRSHQAWYTHHAGDAAAWGIASFTGRRPDAALALAEQDGLYTVVERGDTGDSFEIVSSIVDAIDGADVGRLAQLVAAPATAVITLTITEAAYRLGADGSLDRAAADVVADLDLLASGSGTPVTPLGRLVFALAARRAAGGGPLAVVCCDNLSNNGTVAHNAVVGLAEAWDAGLAAWIDAQISFVSTSVDRITPRTTEADLAAVEAACGYRDNSPVVAEPFRNWVLSGGFPAGRPRWEDAGAVFVDEIEPYENRKLWLLNGAHSLLAYAGQLRGHTTVAGALADPVCLQAVEQFWDEAEANLHGADLRIPEYRAELLARFRNARIAHHLAQIAMDGSTKLRMRAVPVLLAERAQGRSGAAAALVIAAWMDFSAAAPAFHDPLAADVVAANTRGGAGRVRALLALLSPDLAGDDDVVRLIEDLGGSFSGPAVQE, from the coding sequence CTGAACCGCCGGCTCCGCCCCTCGGCGAAGGCACCCGTGCGGATCGTCCACCTGGGCCTGGGGGCCTTCCACCGCTCGCACCAGGCGTGGTACACCCACCATGCCGGCGACGCTGCGGCCTGGGGCATCGCTTCCTTCACCGGCCGCCGCCCCGACGCGGCGCTGGCGCTGGCCGAGCAGGATGGCCTCTACACGGTGGTTGAGCGCGGTGACACGGGCGACTCCTTCGAGATCGTCAGCAGCATTGTCGACGCAATCGACGGCGCCGACGTCGGCCGGCTTGCCCAGCTCGTGGCAGCGCCGGCCACGGCGGTGATCACCCTGACCATCACCGAGGCCGCCTACCGCCTGGGCGCCGACGGCAGCCTGGACCGGGCAGCGGCCGACGTCGTGGCGGACCTTGACCTGCTGGCCTCGGGCAGCGGAACGCCGGTGACGCCGCTGGGCCGGCTCGTCTTTGCCCTCGCCGCCCGCCGGGCCGCCGGCGGCGGCCCGCTCGCCGTCGTCTGCTGCGACAACCTTTCCAACAACGGAACGGTTGCCCACAACGCAGTAGTCGGTCTTGCCGAGGCCTGGGACGCCGGATTGGCGGCCTGGATCGATGCGCAGATCAGCTTTGTCAGCACCTCGGTGGACCGCATCACGCCTCGCACGACCGAAGCGGACCTCGCGGCGGTGGAGGCCGCCTGCGGCTACCGCGACAACTCGCCGGTGGTGGCCGAGCCCTTCCGTAACTGGGTGCTCAGCGGCGGCTTCCCTGCCGGACGCCCGCGCTGGGAGGACGCCGGAGCGGTGTTCGTGGACGAGATCGAGCCCTACGAAAACCGGAAACTGTGGCTCCTCAACGGCGCGCACTCGCTGCTGGCGTACGCCGGGCAGTTGCGCGGCCACACCACCGTCGCAGGGGCGCTGGCGGACCCCGTCTGCCTGCAGGCTGTGGAACAGTTCTGGGACGAAGCGGAGGCCAACCTGCACGGCGCCGACCTCCGGATCCCCGAATACCGCGCCGAACTGCTGGCCCGGTTCCGGAATGCCCGGATAGCCCACCACCTGGCCCAGATCGCGATGGACGGCAGCACCAAGCTCCGGATGAGGGCGGTTCCCGTGTTGCTCGCCGAGCGGGCGCAGGGGCGGTCCGGGGCAGCCGCGGCCCTTGTGATCGCGGCCTGGATGGACTTCAGCGCCGCGGCGCCAGCGTTCCACGATCCGCTGGCGGCGGACGTGGTCGCGGCCAACACCCGGGGCGGCGCCGGGCGTGTCCGCGCACTGCTGGCCCTGCTCAGCCCCGACCTCGCCGGCGACGACGACGTGGTCCGCCTCATCGAAGATCTGGGCGGCAGCTTCTCCGGGCCGGCTGTCCAGGAGTAA
- the uxaC gene encoding glucuronate isomerase, giving the protein MSQSIAANPDRLLPADPGTRSIARELLARVQDLPIISPHGHVDAAVIEHNTPFPDPAALLVSPDHYVTRLIHASGVPLEQLRPQAGAQADPSAAAPESRKVWRAFCEAWPLFEGTASGYWLRDQFHSVFGLEQEISAESADASYDAISAKLIEPGFRPRQLFKDFNIEVLATTDDPLDDLAAHKALAQDATFHGRVLPTFRPDAYLNPANPAWAGNVERLIAAAGDGGSGFAGYLTALESRRRYFVEHGAVSSDHGVRTPRTLKLDAADAERLFERARSGEATAAEREDFEAHMMYQMARMSVEDGLVMTIHPGSFRNHHTDTFNKYGADTGHDIPFAIDYTASIRPVLQDFGNHKDFHLVLFTMDETVYSRELAPLAGFYPSVYLGAPWWFLDAPDAMLRFRSAVTETAGFSRSSGFIDDTRAFCSIPARHDASRRIEASFLARLVAEHRVSEDRAHELIVDLVDGAPRRVFKL; this is encoded by the coding sequence ATGTCACAGTCGATTGCCGCCAACCCAGACCGGCTCCTCCCCGCGGATCCCGGCACGCGCAGCATTGCGCGCGAGCTCCTGGCCCGGGTCCAGGATCTTCCCATCATTTCCCCGCACGGGCACGTTGACGCCGCTGTCATCGAGCACAACACGCCCTTCCCCGATCCCGCGGCGCTGCTGGTGAGCCCGGACCACTACGTGACCCGCCTGATCCACGCGAGCGGCGTCCCGCTGGAGCAGCTGCGCCCGCAGGCCGGTGCCCAGGCCGACCCGTCCGCCGCGGCACCGGAATCGCGCAAGGTGTGGCGTGCGTTCTGCGAGGCCTGGCCGCTCTTCGAGGGCACCGCCTCCGGCTACTGGCTCCGCGACCAGTTCCACAGCGTTTTTGGCCTGGAGCAGGAAATCTCGGCGGAGTCTGCCGATGCCAGCTACGACGCCATCTCGGCCAAGCTGATCGAACCGGGTTTCCGGCCCCGCCAGCTGTTCAAGGACTTCAACATCGAGGTGCTGGCCACCACCGACGATCCGCTGGATGACCTGGCCGCCCACAAGGCCCTGGCCCAGGATGCCACCTTCCACGGCCGCGTGCTCCCGACCTTCCGGCCGGACGCCTACCTGAACCCGGCCAACCCCGCCTGGGCCGGCAACGTTGAGCGCCTCATCGCGGCGGCGGGCGACGGCGGCAGCGGTTTCGCCGGCTACCTCACGGCCCTGGAGAGCCGGCGTCGTTACTTTGTGGAGCACGGCGCAGTCTCGTCCGACCATGGCGTGCGCACGCCGCGCACCCTCAAGCTGGACGCCGCAGACGCGGAGCGCCTCTTCGAGCGGGCCCGTTCCGGCGAAGCCACCGCCGCCGAGCGCGAAGACTTCGAAGCCCACATGATGTACCAGATGGCGCGGATGTCGGTTGAAGACGGGCTGGTCATGACCATCCACCCGGGTTCCTTCCGCAACCACCACACGGATACGTTCAATAAGTACGGTGCGGACACCGGGCACGACATCCCCTTCGCGATCGACTACACCGCCTCGATCCGGCCCGTCCTGCAGGACTTTGGCAACCACAAGGATTTCCACCTGGTGCTCTTCACCATGGACGAGACGGTCTACTCGCGCGAACTCGCGCCCCTGGCCGGCTTCTACCCCTCGGTGTACCTCGGTGCCCCGTGGTGGTTCCTGGACGCGCCGGACGCCATGCTGCGCTTCCGCTCCGCCGTCACCGAAACCGCAGGCTTTTCGCGCTCCTCCGGCTTCATCGACGACACCCGAGCCTTCTGCTCCATCCCGGCCCGGCACGACGCCTCCCGCCGGATCGAAGCGTCGTTCCTGGCCCGCCTCGTGGCGGAGCACCGGGTCAGCGAGGACCGCGCCCATGAACTGATCGTCGACCTCGTCGACGGCGCTCCCCGAAGGGTCTTCAAGCTGTGA
- a CDS encoding LacI family DNA-binding transcriptional regulator, producing MTEPAKPDDAATTAPVKKHGRGGKSSATIYDIARVAGVNPSTVSRALSKPGRVSAKTQRLIEDAAAELNYHVNPFARALPTGRTSTLGLIVADITNPTFFDIIRGAGATAALRDYTLILADSAESAVTEVTAARRMMAAADGLILASPRMDDDEIRELGLDKPVVVINREVQGVPSVVPDVNKGIGEAVRSLAANGHRKVAFVAGPRQSWMSARRWEGVQAACEWSRLEAVRVESSKPTVDGGRQAARDVLASGATAVLAYNDLLAIGLMQELQAAGVAVPDDISIVGFDDIFGADFTTPPLTTVRSPLGECGSAAVTILLDMLHGGAGGVAGAAPTLRVETELVLRGSSGRLLPQRRP from the coding sequence GTGACTGAACCCGCGAAGCCCGACGACGCCGCAACCACGGCACCGGTCAAGAAGCATGGCCGGGGCGGCAAGTCCAGTGCGACCATTTATGACATCGCCAGGGTTGCCGGAGTCAATCCTTCCACTGTCTCCCGGGCGCTGAGCAAACCGGGCCGGGTCAGCGCGAAGACCCAGAGGCTGATCGAGGATGCCGCCGCCGAGCTCAACTATCACGTCAACCCCTTTGCCCGCGCCCTGCCCACCGGCCGGACCAGTACCCTGGGCCTGATCGTCGCCGACATCACCAACCCCACCTTCTTCGACATCATCCGGGGCGCTGGGGCCACCGCCGCGCTCCGCGACTACACGTTGATCCTGGCGGACTCTGCGGAGTCCGCGGTGACGGAGGTGACCGCGGCCAGGCGCATGATGGCGGCCGCGGACGGCCTCATTCTGGCCAGCCCACGCATGGACGACGACGAGATCCGTGAACTCGGCCTGGACAAACCGGTGGTGGTGATCAACCGCGAGGTCCAGGGCGTTCCTTCTGTTGTCCCGGACGTCAACAAGGGAATCGGCGAGGCGGTCCGCAGCCTGGCCGCCAACGGCCACCGGAAAGTGGCCTTCGTGGCCGGACCGCGGCAATCCTGGATGTCCGCGCGGCGCTGGGAAGGTGTCCAGGCGGCCTGCGAATGGTCCCGGCTGGAAGCCGTGAGGGTGGAATCCAGCAAGCCCACCGTCGACGGCGGCCGGCAAGCGGCGCGTGATGTCCTGGCCAGCGGCGCTACGGCCGTGCTGGCCTACAACGACCTCCTGGCCATCGGCCTGATGCAGGAACTCCAGGCCGCCGGCGTGGCCGTGCCCGACGACATCAGCATCGTGGGCTTTGACGACATTTTCGGCGCAGATTTCACCACGCCGCCGCTGACCACGGTGCGCTCCCCGCTGGGCGAATGCGGCTCGGCTGCAGTCACGATCCTGCTGGATATGCTGCATGGCGGCGCCGGCGGTGTGGCCGGGGCTGCCCCGACGCTGCGCGTGGAGACCGAGCTGGTCCTCCGCGGCTCCAGCGGCCGGCTCCTGCCCCAGCGACGCCCTTAG
- a CDS encoding Gfo/Idh/MocA family oxidoreductase, whose amino-acid sequence MSKKVRLGIIGLGQQGGMYAKFITDGLVPNMEIGAICDTDPAKREVASATYPDAPFYDDYIAMLESGDVDAVVTCVPHFLHPEMGIEALKHNIHALVEKPAGVYTKQVKELNEFAASKPELSFGIMFNQRNNPLYKKLKEIVDNGEIGAIRRSNWIITNWWRPQGYYNSSEWRATWGGEGGGVLVNQAPHQLDLWQWICGVPQSVYSKVAYGFRRDIAVEDEVTAVVDYGDGVTGVFVTATHDLTGTDRFEILGDQGKIVVENSKTATVTRLKKPERELSEGMDMGDVRKLFMGQLNPEEYYTTEVIEFESVWGAQHAGVLENFAANILDGTPLLAPGSDGINGVRLANAIHLSSWTGKEVGLDFDEDEFLAELNKRIAEEGKFPERA is encoded by the coding sequence ATGAGCAAGAAAGTACGCCTCGGCATCATCGGCCTGGGCCAGCAGGGCGGCATGTACGCCAAGTTCATCACGGACGGCCTGGTCCCCAATATGGAGATCGGTGCCATCTGCGACACTGATCCGGCCAAGAGGGAAGTTGCCTCGGCCACTTACCCGGACGCGCCGTTCTACGACGACTACATCGCCATGCTCGAAAGCGGCGACGTCGACGCGGTAGTCACCTGCGTTCCGCACTTCCTGCACCCCGAGATGGGCATCGAGGCCCTGAAGCACAACATCCACGCGCTCGTGGAGAAGCCGGCCGGCGTCTACACCAAGCAGGTCAAGGAACTGAACGAGTTCGCTGCCAGCAAGCCGGAGCTGTCCTTTGGCATCATGTTCAACCAGCGCAACAACCCGCTGTACAAGAAGCTCAAAGAGATCGTGGACAACGGCGAGATCGGTGCCATCCGCCGCAGCAACTGGATCATCACCAACTGGTGGCGCCCGCAGGGCTATTACAATTCCAGCGAATGGCGCGCCACCTGGGGCGGCGAAGGCGGCGGCGTCCTGGTCAACCAGGCACCGCACCAGCTGGACCTGTGGCAGTGGATCTGCGGCGTGCCGCAGTCCGTTTACTCCAAGGTTGCCTACGGCTTCCGCCGGGACATCGCCGTCGAAGATGAAGTCACCGCTGTCGTCGATTACGGAGACGGCGTCACCGGCGTTTTTGTCACCGCCACGCACGACCTCACCGGCACCGATCGCTTCGAGATCCTGGGTGACCAGGGCAAAATCGTGGTCGAGAACAGCAAGACCGCTACCGTGACCCGCCTGAAGAAGCCTGAGCGCGAGCTCAGCGAGGGCATGGATATGGGCGACGTCCGGAAGCTCTTTATGGGCCAGCTGAACCCGGAGGAGTACTACACCACCGAGGTCATCGAGTTCGAATCCGTCTGGGGTGCCCAGCACGCCGGTGTCCTGGAGAACTTCGCGGCCAACATCCTGGACGGCACTCCGCTGCTGGCCCCGGGGTCGGACGGCATCAACGGCGTGCGCCTCGCCAACGCCATCCACCTCTCCAGCTGGACGGGCAAGGAAGTGGGCCTGGACTTCGACGAGGACGAGTTCCTCGCGGAGCTCAACAAGCGGATCGCCGAAGAAGGCAAGTTCCCCGAACGCGCCTAG
- a CDS encoding sugar phosphate isomerase/epimerase — protein MMLKDSFSEIGAFETLRKVSAIGYNAVEISQIPMTAENVAELDRSRTELGMDIAALSVAMEMPKGRPGDSLKDHFDKIVDDAKRLDSRLLRIGMLPFPAMKSIEAVIDFAKEANGYAERLSEHGIGLYYHNHHIEFAKFDGKYMLDIIAENSPAMGMEIDVHWVQRGGLDPVRTIGKYAGRTAMVHLKDYRIGELPEAAFGMLETGDLPGFMQAFKNVVQFAEVGEGNLDFPSIIDAAQAAGAQYLLVEQDELYGRTVWDALQTSYDNLVAMGHAKLF, from the coding sequence ATGATGCTGAAGGACAGCTTCAGTGAAATCGGGGCGTTCGAGACGCTCCGGAAGGTCAGTGCGATCGGCTACAACGCCGTCGAGATCTCACAGATTCCCATGACGGCGGAGAACGTCGCGGAACTGGACCGGTCCCGCACCGAGCTCGGGATGGACATCGCCGCGCTGTCCGTGGCAATGGAGATGCCCAAGGGGCGCCCCGGCGACTCCCTCAAGGACCACTTCGACAAGATCGTCGACGACGCCAAGCGCCTGGACTCCAGGCTCCTGCGCATCGGCATGCTGCCGTTCCCTGCGATGAAGTCCATCGAAGCCGTGATCGACTTCGCCAAGGAAGCCAACGGCTACGCCGAGCGGCTGTCCGAACACGGGATCGGCCTGTACTACCACAACCACCACATCGAGTTTGCGAAGTTCGACGGCAAGTACATGCTGGACATCATCGCGGAGAACTCCCCGGCCATGGGCATGGAAATCGACGTCCACTGGGTGCAGCGCGGCGGGTTGGATCCGGTGCGGACCATCGGGAAGTACGCCGGCCGGACGGCCATGGTCCATTTGAAGGACTACCGGATCGGTGAGCTGCCGGAGGCCGCTTTCGGGATGCTGGAAACCGGGGACCTTCCGGGCTTCATGCAGGCGTTCAAGAACGTGGTCCAGTTCGCGGAGGTGGGAGAAGGCAACCTCGACTTCCCCTCGATCATCGATGCAGCCCAGGCCGCCGGCGCCCAGTACCTGCTGGTGGAGCAGGACGAGCTCTATGGCCGGACCGTCTGGGACGCCCTGCAGACCTCCTACGACAACCTCGTGGCCATGGGCCACGCCAAGCTGTTCTAA
- a CDS encoding ATP-binding cassette domain-containing protein, translated as MTATTATDAARGPAGERECLLRVDNLVVEYPGKGFRAKPFRALTDINISIGQGETLGLVGESGSGKTTLGRAVLGLAPVTGGKITFEGQDISHASRKQRRVLSRDLQVVFQDPYTSLNPALEIGDILAEPLGVQGKSPAEAKKRVRELLDQVGLPSDAINRLPREFSGGQRQRVAIARALALSPKLIVCDEPVSALDLTTQARVLDLFLQIQRDTGVSYLFVSHDLDVVRHISHRVAVMYRGEIVEQGSADVVTRDPEHPYTQRLLLASPVPDPDRQEKRRADRHRLLEVQRQQNEQAAALA; from the coding sequence ATGACAGCAACCACAGCCACCGACGCTGCAAGAGGTCCCGCTGGCGAACGTGAATGTCTCCTCCGGGTCGATAACCTGGTGGTGGAATACCCCGGAAAGGGCTTCCGCGCCAAGCCGTTCCGGGCCCTTACCGACATCAACATCTCCATCGGCCAGGGCGAAACCCTCGGACTCGTAGGAGAGTCCGGTTCAGGGAAGACCACGCTGGGACGGGCCGTCCTGGGCCTCGCGCCAGTCACCGGAGGCAAGATCACCTTTGAGGGCCAGGACATCAGCCATGCCAGCCGCAAGCAGCGCCGTGTCCTGAGCCGCGACCTCCAGGTGGTCTTCCAGGACCCGTACACCTCGCTGAACCCTGCCCTGGAAATCGGGGACATCCTCGCCGAGCCCCTGGGAGTGCAGGGCAAATCCCCGGCCGAGGCCAAGAAGCGGGTCCGTGAACTGCTGGACCAGGTGGGCCTGCCTTCCGATGCCATCAACCGCCTGCCGCGCGAATTCAGCGGCGGCCAGCGGCAGCGCGTGGCGATCGCCCGTGCCCTGGCTCTGTCTCCGAAGCTGATTGTCTGCGACGAGCCCGTGAGCGCCCTTGACCTGACGACCCAGGCACGCGTTCTTGACCTCTTCCTGCAGATCCAGCGGGACACCGGCGTGTCCTATCTGTTTGTCTCCCACGACCTCGATGTGGTCCGCCACATCAGCCACCGCGTGGCTGTCATGTACCGCGGAGAGATCGTGGAACAGGGGTCGGCCGACGTCGTCACCCGGGACCCCGAACACCCCTACACGCAGCGGCTGCTCCTCGCTTCCCCCGTGCCGGATCCGGACCGCCAGGAGAAGCGCCGCGCTGACCGCCACCGGCTGCTTGAGGTCCAGCGGCAGCAGAACGAACAGGCCGCTGCCCTCGCGTAG
- a CDS encoding dipeptide/oligopeptide/nickel ABC transporter permease/ATP-binding protein, protein MSQPAAASGQTGTVVRSRVVTRILKNPMGLAAIIILAVMVLLAVLANVLAPFDPNFANIGKSLATPDTSNILGTDSVGRDVWSRLVFGARTTLLSALLCAAVAIGIGLPAGLIAGYYGGKFDSAANWVVNILMSLPGIIVLLTVRAAFGPSVWISMIAFGILISPGYFRLTRTSVQAVRNELYVDAARVAGLSDASIISRHIFSVVRAPIIIQTAMVCGVAIAIQSGLEFLGLGDPTIATWGVMLSEGFKNVYLNPTLLLWPALAIGLSIGGLVLLGNAVRDALEDGIKFKARKKLPAPAGTATDRTTAEPTTRASRKSVAAVELGTEHHLVKVSHLGVGYPQADGSIKKVVDDVSFHVDRGEVLGIVGESGSGKSQTAFSILGLLPDNARIVAGSIQFDGTYTVAPGDERVNQGRLSPLRGKRISYIPQEPMSNLDPAFTVGSQLVTPMMRVLGSSKYEARKRALKLLSDVGIANPERTFNAYPHEVSGGMAQRVLIAGAISCEPDLIIADEPTTALDVTVQAEVLDLIRDLQRRLNVGVILVTHNFGVVADLCDRVVVMQNGRLVEEGPVREILRDPKDIYTRTLLASMLEGKEPMSMLVSATSQGAAS, encoded by the coding sequence ATGAGCCAGCCTGCAGCCGCGAGCGGCCAAACGGGAACGGTGGTCCGTTCGCGTGTCGTTACCCGGATTCTGAAGAATCCCATGGGTCTGGCAGCCATCATCATCCTGGCCGTGATGGTGTTGTTGGCCGTGCTGGCCAATGTCCTGGCGCCCTTTGACCCCAATTTCGCCAACATCGGCAAGTCGCTTGCAACTCCGGACACCAGCAACATCCTGGGCACCGACAGCGTGGGCCGCGATGTCTGGAGCCGCCTGGTCTTTGGCGCACGGACCACGCTGCTCTCGGCCCTGCTCTGTGCAGCGGTGGCCATCGGCATCGGCCTGCCGGCCGGACTGATCGCCGGCTACTACGGTGGAAAGTTCGACTCGGCGGCCAACTGGGTGGTCAACATCCTCATGAGCCTGCCCGGCATCATCGTGCTGCTCACCGTGCGGGCAGCCTTCGGCCCGTCCGTGTGGATCTCGATGATCGCCTTCGGCATCCTCATCAGCCCCGGCTACTTCCGCCTGACCCGGACCTCCGTCCAGGCGGTCCGCAACGAGCTGTATGTGGACGCAGCCCGTGTGGCCGGCCTCAGCGATGCGAGCATCATCAGCCGGCACATTTTCTCCGTGGTCCGCGCACCCATCATCATCCAGACCGCCATGGTCTGCGGCGTCGCCATTGCCATCCAGTCCGGTCTTGAGTTCCTTGGCCTGGGCGATCCGACCATCGCCACGTGGGGTGTGATGCTCAGCGAGGGCTTCAAGAACGTCTACCTCAACCCGACTCTGCTGCTCTGGCCGGCCCTGGCCATTGGCCTGAGCATCGGTGGCCTGGTGCTGCTGGGTAACGCAGTCCGCGACGCACTCGAAGACGGCATCAAGTTCAAGGCCCGCAAGAAGCTGCCGGCACCCGCTGGCACAGCAACTGATCGTACAACGGCGGAACCCACCACCCGCGCCAGCCGCAAGTCGGTCGCTGCGGTGGAATTGGGCACCGAACACCACCTGGTCAAGGTCTCGCACTTGGGCGTTGGCTACCCGCAGGCCGATGGTTCCATCAAGAAGGTTGTCGACGACGTCTCCTTCCACGTGGACCGAGGCGAAGTCCTGGGCATCGTGGGCGAATCCGGCTCGGGCAAGTCCCAGACGGCCTTCTCCATCCTTGGCCTGCTTCCGGACAATGCCCGGATTGTGGCCGGCAGCATCCAGTTCGACGGCACCTACACCGTGGCTCCCGGCGATGAGCGGGTCAACCAGGGCAGGCTTTCGCCCCTGCGCGGGAAGCGGATCTCCTACATTCCGCAGGAGCCGATGTCCAACCTGGACCCAGCCTTCACTGTCGGGTCCCAGCTGGTGACGCCGATGATGCGGGTGCTGGGCAGTTCCAAGTACGAGGCCCGGAAGCGTGCCCTTAAACTGTTGTCCGACGTCGGAATCGCCAACCCGGAGCGGACCTTCAACGCCTATCCGCATGAGGTCTCCGGCGGCATGGCCCAGCGCGTCCTCATCGCCGGCGCCATCAGCTGCGAACCGGACCTCATCATCGCCGATGAACCCACCACGGCCCTGGACGTCACAGTCCAGGCCGAGGTCCTGGACCTCATCCGCGATCTGCAGCGCAGGCTCAACGTTGGCGTCATCTTGGTGACGCATAACTTCGGCGTCGTCGCGGACCTCTGCGACCGCGTTGTGGTGATGCAGAACGGAAGGCTCGTCGAGGAAGGCCCGGTGCGGGAGATCCTGCGGGATCCCAAGGACATCTACACCCGCACCCTCCTGGCCTCCATGCTCGAGGGCAAGGAACCCATGTCCATGCTCGTATCAGCGACCTCCCAGGGGGCGGCATCATGA
- a CDS encoding ABC transporter permease: protein MLTFILRRVAAGIVVLCAISFITYFLLYFSSANIARNILGEFASQDQVQAKEIALGLDQPLLPRFFTWAGHAITGDFGTSWFTSEPVVHALENRLPVTLTLVVVAIVLIAICATLLGMAAAVKRGWIDRAVQTAAVVGDAIPGFVIAIVLVTLFAIQLKIFPATSSIVPGADAGVWIASMALPVIALLINGVTGGAQQIRSAVIKQLEKDYVRTLRSRGISEREILFKHVLRSAAPAGLTVLSLQFVGMLGGVVIIEQIFALPGMGALAVQSTTMGDIPLVMGVVLYTVVIVIIVNLLVDLINGWLNPKVRVS, encoded by the coding sequence ATGCTGACCTTTATTCTTCGCCGAGTTGCCGCGGGCATCGTGGTGCTCTGCGCGATCTCCTTCATCACCTATTTCCTCCTCTATTTCTCCAGCGCCAACATTGCGCGCAATATCCTCGGTGAGTTCGCCAGCCAGGACCAGGTCCAGGCCAAGGAAATCGCTCTGGGGCTGGACCAGCCGCTCCTGCCGCGGTTCTTCACCTGGGCCGGACACGCCATCACCGGAGACTTCGGCACCTCCTGGTTCACCTCCGAGCCCGTGGTCCACGCACTGGAGAACCGGCTGCCGGTGACCCTGACGCTGGTGGTGGTCGCCATTGTGTTGATCGCGATCTGTGCCACGCTGCTGGGCATGGCCGCCGCGGTGAAGCGCGGCTGGATCGACCGGGCCGTCCAGACCGCCGCCGTCGTCGGCGACGCCATCCCCGGATTCGTCATCGCCATCGTCCTGGTGACGCTCTTCGCCATCCAGCTGAAGATCTTCCCGGCCACCAGTTCCATCGTCCCCGGTGCCGACGCGGGCGTGTGGATCGCCTCCATGGCGCTGCCCGTTATCGCTCTGTTGATCAATGGTGTCACCGGCGGTGCGCAGCAGATCCGCAGTGCTGTGATCAAGCAACTGGAAAAGGACTACGTCCGTACCCTGCGCAGCCGTGGAATCAGTGAGCGCGAGATCCTCTTCAAACATGTGCTGCGCAGCGCCGCACCGGCCGGACTGACCGTCTTGAGCCTGCAGTTCGTGGGCATGCTCGGTGGTGTGGTCATCATCGAGCAGATCTTTGCCTTGCCGGGCATGGGCGCTTTGGCTGTCCAGTCCACCACCATGGGAGACATCCCGCTGGTCATGGGTGTGGTGTTATACACCGTTGTCATCGTCATTATTGTCAACCTGCTGGTGGATCTCATCAACGGTTGGCTCAACCCGAAGGTGCGTGTTTCATGA